The following are encoded together in the Kwoniella europaea PYCC6329 chromosome 1, complete sequence genome:
- a CDS encoding adenosylhomocysteinase produces the protein MDAAPRLSSSSSSHPRSCSNYKVADISLAAFGRKEIELAEHEMPGLMYLRDKYAKEQPLKGARIAGCLHMTIQTAVLIETLTALGAQVTWSSCNIFSTQDHAAAAIAATGVPVYAWKGETEEEYLWCIEQTLAGFPEGKALNMILDDGGDLTSLVHEKFPQYLSDIRGVSEETTTGVHHLYKAFRDGKLKIPAINVNDSVTKSKFDNYYGCRESLVDGIKRATDVMLAGKVAVVAGFGDVGKGCAESLRSYGARVLVTEIDPINALQAAMAGYEVTTMEDAAPRGNVFVTTTGCRDIITGEHFEAMPEDAIVSNIGHFDVEIDVAWLKANAAQCINIKPQVDRYTMKSGRHIILLAEGRLVNLGCGTGHPSFVMSCSFANQVMAQIALWTDAKSYPLGVHMLPKSLDEEVARAHLAQLNIKLTKMSKVQADYLGLPVDGPYKPDHYRY, from the exons ATGGACGCTGCTCCACGtctatcctcctcttcctcttcgcaCCCACGTTCGTGC TCCAACTACAAGGTCGCCGATATCTCTCTCGCTGCTTTCGGTAGAAAGGAGATCGAACTCGCTGAACATGAGATGCCTGGTCTCATGTACCTCAGAGATAAGTACGCCAAGGAGCAACCTCTCAAAGGTGCCAGAATCGCTGGTTGTCTTCACAT GACCATCCAAACCGCCGTGCTCATTGAAACCCTCACTGCCCTCGGTGCCCAAGTCACCTGGTCCTCATGtaacatcttctccacccaaGACCACGCCGCTGCCGCTATCGCCGCCACCGGTGTCCCCGTCTACGCCTGGAAGGGTGAGACCGAGGAGGAATACCTCTGGTGTATCGAACAAACCCTCGCTGGTTTCCCTGAGGGTAAAGCTCTTAACATGATCTTAGATGACGGAGGTGACTTGACCTCTCTCGTCCACGAGAAGTTCCCTCAATACCTCTCTG ACATCCGAGGTGTATCTGAAGAGACCACCACCGGTGTTCACCACCTTTACAAGGCTTTCAGAGATGGTAAACTCAAGATCCCCGCCATCAACGTCAATGACTCCGTcaccaaatccaaattcgacAACTACTACGGTTGTAGAGAATCTCTCGTTGACGGTATCAAGAGAGCTACCGATGTCATGCTTGCCGGAAAGGTCGCTGTTGTCGCTGGTTTCGGTGATGTCGGTAAAGGA TGTGCCGAATCTCTCCGATCTTACGGTGCCCGAGTTCTCGTCACTGAGATCGACCCTATCAACGCTCTCCAAGCTGCTATGGCCGGTTACGAAGTCACCACCATGGAAGATGCTGCTCCCAGAGGTAACGTCTTCGTAACCACCACTGGTTGTCGAGACATCATCACCGGTGAACACTTCGAGGCCATGCCTGAGGATGCCATCGTCTCCAA CATCGGTCATTTCGACGTCGAAATCGATGTTGCTTGGCTCAAAGCTAACGCCGCTCAatgcatcaacatcaagcCTCAAGTTGACCGATACACCATGAAATCAGGCCGACACATCATCTTGCTCGCTGAAGGTCGACTTGTCAACCTTGGTTGTGGTACCGGTCACCCTTCTTTCG TCATGTCCTGTTCGTTCGCTAACCAAGTCATGGCTCAAATCGCTCTTTGGACCGACGCCAAATCTTACCCTCTCGGCGTCCACATGCTTCCTAAATCCcttgatgaggaagttgcCCGAGCTCACTTGGCCCAACTTAACATCAAATTGACCAAGATGTCCAAGGTTCAAGCTGATTACCTCGGTTTACCAGTCGATGGTCCTTACAAGCCCGACCACTAC CGATACTAA
- a CDS encoding calcineurin subunit B, with protein sequence MGAAESSMFNSLEKNSNFSGPELMRLKKRFMKLDKDGSGSIDKDEFLQIPQIANNPLAHRMIAIFDEDGSGTVDFQEFVGGLSAFSSKGGRDEKLRFAFKVYDMDRDGYISNGELYLVLKQMVGNNLKDQQLQQIVDKTIMEADKDGDGKLSFEEFTNMVASTDIVKQMTLEDLF encoded by the exons ATGGGTGCAGCTGAATCTTCAATGTTCAATTCCCTGGAGAAGAACTCCAACT TCTCCGGTCCAGAGCTcatgaggttgaagaaacGATTCATGAAGTtagataaagatggatcaggttcGATTGACAAAGACGAATTCCTGCAGATCCCCCAAATAGCAAATAACCCTTTAGCGCATAGAATGATCGCTATCTTtgatgaaga TGGAAGCGGTACAGTCGATTTCCAAGAGTTTGTAGGTGGTTTAAGTGCGTTCAGTTCAAAAGGTGGCAGGGATGAGAAATTGCgtt TCGCTTTCAAAGTATACGACATGGACCGAGATGGATATATCTCAAATGGTGAATTGTATTTGGTTCTGAAGCAGATGGTGGGAAATAacttgaag GATCAACAATTACAACAAATTGTAGATAAGACAATCATGGAAGCGGATAAAGATGG CGACGGTAAACTGTCTTTCGAGGAATTTACCAATATGGTAGCTAGTACGGACATCGTCAA GCAAATGACACTCGAAGACCTATTCTAG